The following is a genomic window from Penaeus chinensis breed Huanghai No. 1 chromosome 38, ASM1920278v2, whole genome shotgun sequence.
TTGCCTTGGCATGGAAATTGATGTTACCAAGCAGATTTAGATTAAAGCACCACCCCTCTGTtcaatcttcctccctcccttattattattccccTCCGTCTCTAATAAGTATCTTTATTCCCCCCATTTTAGATGTTAAAATCATAATGTCATTTATTTCCATAAATAGAtgaccccctcccacctccctcttatGTCTTATACTAGCTTATATTTTATAAAGCTACAGTAATGTAGTTGATAGTAATGTAATTTAATTTTACATAGTTTGTAAAAGTGGTTACTTGCTTTTGTGTACTTGAAGCTTGAATAGCTTAAATAATGTACTGTTATCTCTATACTGCATAATAGTCAAAATACTTGAGTTACATGAATTGGATGATGTACAAGTATAGTGCATTTTTTCTTGGAATAAACCTTGTTATTTACCCTTGTCTGCAGGCTATTGATGGTACCTACATTGACAAGAAGTGCCCATTCACTGGCAATGTCCCCATCCGTGGCCGCATCTTGACTGGTGTTGtccagaagatgaagatgaaccgCACCATCACTATTCGTCGTGATTACTTGCACTACATCAAGAAGTACAACCGGTAAGTTTTCGTGTAAGGTTTTCAAATTGGTCATTTAGTGTGCAATTGTTGCTGAATCTGATATTACCCTATTTTGTTAGTAAAGTGAATTGAGCTTTACCATTAAAAACCTGAGTGTTAGATCAGTTTCTGATGGTAAACTACccaaaatacatgtataaatttcaatttttttttttgtaatttcatttCAGATTTGAGAAGAGGCATAAGAACATGTCTGTCCACATCTCACCCTGCTTCAGGTAAGAATTTTGTGGGCTTTGAAGTTGCACCCTGGCATTTTTCCTGCTGTGTCTCCATGGGCATTGCAGTGTAGAGTCCAGGTAGAGAAATTGTCAACTTAGATCCGGTCTCTCACATTATTGGTTGGGCCTTGATATCAGTTGCAACAGATATTAATTGTAAGTGATTGTAAATGGAGATATGAATGGGTTTCTGTGAAGCTAACTTGAAGAGCAGTTGAAATAATAATTCTATGTACTCTTGTAGGGACGTAAGGCCAGGTGACATCGTAACAGTGGGCGAGTGCAGACCTCTTTCCAAGACAGTTCGTTACAACGTACTCAAGGTCACCTCTGCCCCTGGTACCAAGAAGAGGTTCCAGAAGTTCTAAATAAAAGCCTGTGGAAAAGttgctcctttctttttcctttcatttctattGTTGGTATTGAACAGTTTTAGATTGCAAATGaggatttctccctcttttcctgcctccctctacccctcctcagtatataaagacatagatacTTTTCACACTTAAACTTTTAAATAATTGTGCAATTCATACTAGACCTTGTAGTTTTGACTTGtattgaataaagaaaatatctaGATAGAAGCATTTCATTAAATATTAGTTACTTCAGAACATTTGATGTGGTTTTTCTTTGCACACAGTTGGCTGCACAAATGTTTAGCTGACAGTGAGTATAAGTAAGCCCTTATTATCACACCTGAGCCATCTTTTCCAACAGTTACAACTTATGTGACAGGACTTGAATAGGCAGTAAGTATCGAGTTGCCAGATGTATTCCTCTCACCTCGGTTATCTCCATGCAACttgtattggatatatatatcatgttacaaACCACCGTGAAATATCAGAAACATCTACGATACCGTGCATCAGCCAAGAAAAATAACCAATACAGTAAATCGGCTACCTGTCAACTGCGGTCATTCCAATTACATTACAGCAATGAGTTTATGCTTGCCGCCTGTCTTGCCTTTGATCACGAGACAGGTTTTGTGTGTTAAGACCTCCCAGTTGACACTGGAAAAGGTGGCACTGATatcccaattccccccccccctcttttgtttcttttttaggtTACTAAATACTCTTCTTTCAAAAATAACAAGTATCAACATTAATAAGTTGACAATACTTTTTCATGAAttcaagggaaggggaaagtggataTGAACACTTTGGCCTACTAATTGAACACTTGGCATCTGATACTGTTGCACACCATCTGTGTACAACATTAGTCACTAAAAAAACTACAGTGGGACAGTATATTAATCCATGGTTATTAGGTTAATAtgatactttttttgtttttgtgacagtatgatgatgaaaattagaaCAGGTAAGTAAACTACTAATTGGTGACTAAACCCTTGTGGAGCTATCTGTGTAAAATTAACTAAAATTACAGTGGATGTATCATGCACTTTTACTGTTCCCATTCACCGGGTTAAAGAGCATTATAAATTCACACCCTGGCATTT
Proteins encoded in this region:
- the LOC125045872 gene encoding 40S ribosomal protein S11-like isoform X2 → MDQSERAYQKQSGVPLNRKKGLKKKQRSLRYTRQVGLGFKAPRESEKAFQKQHKIFNTAKPDKVKKGKPKRKNIKVGLGFKTPREAIDGTYIDKKCPFTGNVPIRGRILTGVVQKMKMNRTITIRRDYLHYIKKYNRFEKRHKNMSVHISPCFRDVRPGDIVTVGECRPLSKTVRYNVLKVTSAPGTKKRFQKF
- the LOC125045872 gene encoding 40S ribosomal protein S11-like isoform X1; protein product: MDQSEKAFQKQHKIFNTAKPDKVKKGKPKRKNIKVGLGFKTPREAIDGTYIDKKCPFTGNVPIRGRILTGVVQKMKMNRTITIRRDYLHYIKKYNRFEKRHKNMSVHISPCFRDVRPGDIVTVGECRPLSKTVRYNVLKVTSAPGTKKRFQKF